A region of Pseudomonas saponiphila DNA encodes the following proteins:
- a CDS encoding RebB family R body protein, giving the protein MSTVSPQITDAVTQTNVKVVAEAPAMAMGTVYQSMGQSVAILFQNSVSAQQQQNTLAQAATNQGVMQIYSVDTTAGASATEKVAQGGVADNLTSLLTVLKSFSS; this is encoded by the coding sequence ATGAGCACAGTCAGTCCGCAAATCACCGATGCCGTCACCCAGACCAACGTCAAGGTGGTTGCCGAAGCACCGGCCATGGCCATGGGCACCGTCTACCAGTCCATGGGCCAGTCCGTGGCCATCCTGTTCCAGAACTCGGTGTCGGCGCAGCAACAGCAAAACACCCTGGCCCAGGCCGCGACCAACCAGGGCGTGATGCAGATCTACAGCGTCGACACCACCGCCGGTGCCTCGGCTACCGAGAAAGTCGCCCAGGGCGGTGTGGCCGACAACCTCACCAGCCTGCTGACGGTGCTCAAGTCGTTCAGCAGCTGA
- the gabD gene encoding NADP-dependent succinate-semialdehyde dehydrogenase, producing the protein MQLKDAQLFRQQAFIDGAWVDADNGQTIKVNNPATGEILGTVPKMGAAETRRAIEAADKALPAWRALTAKERATKLRRWYELLIENQDDLGRLMTLEQGKPLAEAKGEIAYAASFIEWFAEEAKRIYGDVIPGHQPDKRLIVIKQPIGVTAAITPWNFPAAMITRKAGPALAAGCTMVIKPASQTPFSALALVELAHRAGIPKGVLSVVTGSAGDIGGELTSNPIVRKLSFTGSTEIGRQLMAECAKDIKKVSLELGGNAPFIVFDDADLDKAVEGAIISKYRNNGQTCVCANRLYIQDSIYDAFAEKLKAAVAKLKIGNGLEEGTTTGPLIDEKAVAKVQEHISDALNKGATLLAGGKSMEGNFFEPTILVNVPKDAAVAKEETFGPLAPLFRFKDEAEVIAMSNDTEFGLASYFYARDLGRVFRVAEALEYGMVGVNTGLISNEVAPFGGIKASGLGREGSKYGIEDYLEIKYLCLGI; encoded by the coding sequence ATGCAGCTCAAAGACGCCCAGTTGTTCCGCCAGCAAGCCTTCATCGATGGAGCTTGGGTCGACGCGGACAACGGCCAGACGATCAAGGTCAACAACCCCGCTACCGGTGAAATCCTCGGTACCGTACCCAAGATGGGCGCCGCCGAAACCCGCCGCGCCATCGAAGCCGCCGACAAGGCCCTGCCGGCCTGGCGTGCGCTGACCGCCAAGGAGCGCGCCACCAAGCTGCGCCGCTGGTATGAATTGCTGATCGAAAACCAGGACGACCTGGGTCGCCTGATGACCCTGGAGCAGGGCAAGCCGCTGGCCGAAGCCAAGGGCGAAATCGCCTACGCCGCCTCCTTCATCGAATGGTTCGCCGAAGAAGCCAAGCGCATCTACGGTGACGTGATCCCCGGCCACCAGCCGGACAAGCGCCTGATCGTGATCAAGCAGCCGATCGGCGTCACCGCGGCCATCACTCCGTGGAACTTCCCGGCGGCGATGATCACCCGTAAAGCCGGCCCGGCCCTGGCCGCCGGTTGCACCATGGTCATCAAGCCAGCCTCGCAAACCCCGTTCTCGGCCCTGGCCCTGGTGGAACTGGCGCACCGCGCCGGGATCCCGAAAGGCGTGCTCAGTGTGGTCACCGGCAGCGCCGGCGACATCGGCGGCGAGCTGACCAGCAACCCGATCGTGCGCAAGCTGTCGTTCACCGGCTCCACCGAAATCGGTCGCCAGCTGATGGCCGAATGCGCCAAGGACATCAAGAAAGTCTCCCTGGAACTGGGCGGCAACGCGCCGTTCATCGTGTTCGATGACGCCGACCTGGATAAGGCCGTCGAAGGCGCGATCATCTCCAAGTACCGCAACAACGGTCAGACCTGCGTCTGCGCCAACCGCCTGTACATCCAGGATTCGATCTACGACGCCTTCGCCGAGAAGCTGAAAGCGGCCGTGGCCAAGCTGAAGATCGGCAACGGTCTGGAAGAAGGCACCACCACCGGCCCGCTGATCGACGAAAAAGCCGTGGCCAAGGTCCAGGAACACATCAGTGACGCCCTGAACAAAGGCGCGACCCTGCTGGCTGGCGGCAAGTCCATGGAAGGCAACTTCTTCGAGCCGACCATCCTGGTCAACGTGCCCAAAGACGCGGCCGTGGCCAAGGAAGAAACCTTCGGCCCGCTGGCGCCGCTGTTCCGCTTCAAGGACGAAGCCGAAGTCATCGCCATGTCCAACGACACCGAGTTCGGCCTGGCCTCGTACTTCTATGCCCGCGACCTGGGTCGCGTGTTCCGTGTGGCCGAGGCCCTGGAATACGGCATGGTCGGGGTCAACACCGGCCTGATCTCCAACGAAGTGGCGCCATTCGGCGGCATCAAGGCCTCGGGCCTGGGCCGCGAAGGTTCCAAGTACGGGATCGAGGATTACCTGGAAATCAAATACCTCTGCCTGGGTATCTGA